The Dermochelys coriacea isolate rDerCor1 chromosome 7, rDerCor1.pri.v4, whole genome shotgun sequence genome window below encodes:
- the LOC119858186 gene encoding prominin-1-A-like isoform X1, protein MALQNLSQLEYQPEPVPPAGSLPGLSSMVHSFLGLVQPNAFPAELLTNLIQQNNDIMDPAVYKEVLVYEVGFLVCTAIGLLFIILMPLVGFCFCCCRCCGNCGGTMYQKQSKRTGCQRRALCVLVLLVTTLILAGNVCAFISNDRLSRAVNGSFGALNTTLDNLGTFVRAIPQQVDIIIDNSDVPVSQANRSLQDIGPILGSGIISAMEEEMYPALGSAMRLLEETDLVERELRAANESGQCLQQLQGELTQNLSRMQEQINRTLQSCGHLCFPVSVSGLALEANFSMVPDMSSQLELLSNLTSANLSAVLQQANETLNETPRRVEKQAQKVVADAQSQLAEVRQKIGGVRSAIPVLDTLGNVTDTLDSIARQASDYEPQVTTYDGYRWIVGICLCCLVLLIVLCYLLALVLGALGLKPSVLPIERSCLSNSGGDFFMAGVGFSFLFSWLLMLLVLVTFLLGGNVYMLVCQPWHRGQLLEFLDTSDLTASFNLSKMLGLRGGTVTLSGVYNNCQHNEPLWQTLQLGQAVPLDELLNISQYTGEINAAFDQLNISLDPIAFLSQSQKQMLRDVGASGLQPNFTGALQQLERNVTQQDLLVLAEQLEVLANGTDNATRKQELREEASELRQINGQITSRFLPEMQALKRSIQTLQATTPQVPVRINDTLQQIEDAQTFVDTRTSEIIKNESRAFLNTLLDYFNSYIAWAKSTLTGEVGRCEPVAKTADVAATVICSYVVDSLNGFWFSLGWCTMFLLPGVILAVRLAKFYRRMKIADTYDRDREALEMSPSATLFKIPRVEMKK, encoded by the exons AACTCCTCACCAACTTGATCCAGCAGAATAATGACATTATGGACCCTGCCGTGTACAAAGAG GTGCTGGTTTATGAGGTGGGTTTCCTGGTCTGCACGGCCATCGGCCTCCTCTTCATCATCCTCATGCCCCTGGTCGGcttttgcttctgctgctgccgctgctgcgGGAATTGCGGGGGAACGATGTACCAGAAACAGAGCAAGCGCACGGGCTGCCAGCGCAGGGCGCTCTGCGTCTTGGTGCTGCTGGTCACCACCCTCATCCT GGCTGGGAATGTCTGCGCTTTCATCAGTAACGACCGCCTCTCCCGCGCCGTGAATGGCAGCTTCGGTGCCCTCAACACCACACTGGACAACCTGGGCACCTTTGTCCGTGCCATCCCCCAG CAGGTGGATATAATCATTGACAACAGCGACGTGCCGGTGAGCCAGGCCAACCGCAGCCTCCAGG ACATCGGGCCCATCCTGGGCAGTGGGATCATCTCCGCGATGGAAGAAGAGATGTACCCGGCGCTGGGCTCTGCCATGCGCCTGCTCGAAG agacgGACCTGGTGGAGCGGGAGCTCCGAGCCGCGAACGAGTCGGGCCAgtgcctgcagcagctgcagggggagctgACCCAGAACCTCAGCCGCATGCAGGAACAGATTAACCGGACCCTGCAGAGCTGTGGCCACCTCTGCTTCCCTGTGTCTGTCAGTGGCCTGGCCCTCGAGGCCAACTTCAGCATG GTCCCAGACATGAGCAGCCAGCTGGAACTGCTGAGTAACCTGACCAGTGCCAACCTGAGCGCTGTCCTGCAGCAG GCCAACGAGACGCTGAACGAGACCCCCAGGAGGGTAGAGAAGCAGGCGCAGAAGGTGGTGGCAG ATGCGCAGAGCCAGCTGGCCGAGGTCAGGCAGAAGATTGGCGGGGTGCGGAGTGCGATCCCGGTGCTGGACACACTGGGGAACGTCACGGACACGCTGGACAGCATCGCCAGGCAGGCCAGTGACTACGAGCCGCAGGTCACCACCTACGACGGCTACAG GTGGATCGTGGGCATCTGTCTCTGCTGCCTGGTGCTGCTGATTGTCCTGTGCTACCTGCTGGCCCTGGTGCTGGGGGCCCTCGGGCTGAAGCCGTCGGTGCTGCCCATTGAGCGCAGCTGCCTCTCCAACTCTGGCGGAGACTTCTTCATGGC GGGGGTTGGCTTCAGCTTCCTCTTCTCCTGGCTGCTGATGCTGCTGGTGCTGGTGACCTTCCTGCTGGGTGGCAATGTCTACATGCTCGTCTGCCAGCCCTGGCACAGAGGCCAGCTCCTGGAG TTCCTGGACACCTCGGATCTGACTGCGAGCTTCAACCTGTCGAAGATGCTGGGACTGCGGGGCGGGACGGTGACCCTCTCTGGAGTGTACAA CAATTGCCAGCACAACGAGCCCCTGTGGCAAACCCTGCAGCTGGGCCAGGCCGTTCCCTTGGATGAACTACTGAACATCAGTCAG TACACTGGCGAGATCAACGCGGCCTTCGACCAGCTGAACATCAGCCTGGACCCCATCGCCTTCCTGAGCCAGAGCCAGAAGCAGATGCTCCGGGATGTCGGCGCCTCCGGCCTGCAGCCCAACTTCACCGGCGCCCTGCAgcag CTGGAGAGGAATGTGACCCAGCAGGACCTGCTGGTGCTGGCGGAGCAGCTGGAGGTGCTGGCCAATGGGACC GACAACGCGACCAGGAAGCAGGAGCTGCGGGAGGAGGCGTCTGAGCTGAGACAGATCAATGGGCAGATCACGTCCCGCTTCCTGCCGGAGATG CAAGCCCTGAAACGCAGCATCCAAACCCTGCAGGCGACGACCCCCCAGGTCCCG GTGCGGATCAACGACACTCTGCAGCAGATCGAGGATGCTCAGACCTTCGTAGACACCAGGACTTCAGAGATCATCAAGAAC gaGAGCAGGGCCTTCCTGAACACGCTGCTGGACTACTTCAATTCCTACATCGCTTGGGCCAAGAGCACA ctgaCGGGAGAGGTGGGGCGATGCGAGCCCGTGGCCAAGACAGCAGATGTGGCTGCGACTGTCATCTGCAGTTACGTGGTGGATTCCCTG aaCGGCTTCTGGTTCAGCCTGGGCTGGTGCACCATGTTCCTGCTCCCCGGCGTCATCCTGGCCGTGCGGCTCGCCAAGTTCTACCGGCGCATGAAGATCGCTGACACCTACGA CCGTGACAGGGAAGCCCTGGAGAT GTCTCCGTCTGCGACGCTGTTTAAAATCCCCCGGGTGGAAATGAAGAAGTAG
- the LOC119858186 gene encoding prominin-1-A-like isoform X2 — MALQNLSQLEYQPEPVPPAGSLPGLSSMVHSFLGLVQPNAFPAELLTNLIQQNNDIMDPAVYKEVLVYEVGFLVCTAIGLLFIILMPLVGFCFCCCRCCGNCGGTMYQKQSKRTGCQRRALCVLVLLVTTLILAGNVCAFISNDRLSRAVNGSFGALNTTLDNLGTFVRAIPQQVDIIIDNSDVPVSQANRSLQDIGPILGSGIISAMEEEMYPALGSAMRLLEETDLVERELRAANESGQCLQQLQGELTQNLSRMQEQINRTLQSCGHLCFPVSVSGLALEANFSMVPDMSSQLELLSNLTSANLSAVLQQANETLNETPRRVEKQAQKVVADAQSQLAEVRQKIGGVRSAIPVLDTLGNVTDTLDSIARQASDYEPQVTTYDGYRWIVGICLCCLVLLIVLCYLLALVLGALGLKPSVLPIERSCLSNSGGDFFMAGVGFSFLFSWLLMLLVLVTFLLGGNVYMLVCQPWHRGQLLEFLDTSDLTASFNLSKMLGLRGGTVTLSGVYNNCQHNEPLWQTLQLGQAVPLDELLNISQYTGEINAAFDQLNISLDPIAFLSQSQKQMLRDVGASGLQPNFTGALQQLERNVTQQDLLVLAEQLEVLANGTDNATRKQELREEASELRQINGQITSRFLPEMQALKRSIQTLQATTPQVPVRINDTLQQIEDAQTFVDTRTSEIIKNLTGEVGRCEPVAKTADVAATVICSYVVDSLNGFWFSLGWCTMFLLPGVILAVRLAKFYRRMKIADTYDRDREALEMSPSATLFKIPRVEMKK; from the exons AACTCCTCACCAACTTGATCCAGCAGAATAATGACATTATGGACCCTGCCGTGTACAAAGAG GTGCTGGTTTATGAGGTGGGTTTCCTGGTCTGCACGGCCATCGGCCTCCTCTTCATCATCCTCATGCCCCTGGTCGGcttttgcttctgctgctgccgctgctgcgGGAATTGCGGGGGAACGATGTACCAGAAACAGAGCAAGCGCACGGGCTGCCAGCGCAGGGCGCTCTGCGTCTTGGTGCTGCTGGTCACCACCCTCATCCT GGCTGGGAATGTCTGCGCTTTCATCAGTAACGACCGCCTCTCCCGCGCCGTGAATGGCAGCTTCGGTGCCCTCAACACCACACTGGACAACCTGGGCACCTTTGTCCGTGCCATCCCCCAG CAGGTGGATATAATCATTGACAACAGCGACGTGCCGGTGAGCCAGGCCAACCGCAGCCTCCAGG ACATCGGGCCCATCCTGGGCAGTGGGATCATCTCCGCGATGGAAGAAGAGATGTACCCGGCGCTGGGCTCTGCCATGCGCCTGCTCGAAG agacgGACCTGGTGGAGCGGGAGCTCCGAGCCGCGAACGAGTCGGGCCAgtgcctgcagcagctgcagggggagctgACCCAGAACCTCAGCCGCATGCAGGAACAGATTAACCGGACCCTGCAGAGCTGTGGCCACCTCTGCTTCCCTGTGTCTGTCAGTGGCCTGGCCCTCGAGGCCAACTTCAGCATG GTCCCAGACATGAGCAGCCAGCTGGAACTGCTGAGTAACCTGACCAGTGCCAACCTGAGCGCTGTCCTGCAGCAG GCCAACGAGACGCTGAACGAGACCCCCAGGAGGGTAGAGAAGCAGGCGCAGAAGGTGGTGGCAG ATGCGCAGAGCCAGCTGGCCGAGGTCAGGCAGAAGATTGGCGGGGTGCGGAGTGCGATCCCGGTGCTGGACACACTGGGGAACGTCACGGACACGCTGGACAGCATCGCCAGGCAGGCCAGTGACTACGAGCCGCAGGTCACCACCTACGACGGCTACAG GTGGATCGTGGGCATCTGTCTCTGCTGCCTGGTGCTGCTGATTGTCCTGTGCTACCTGCTGGCCCTGGTGCTGGGGGCCCTCGGGCTGAAGCCGTCGGTGCTGCCCATTGAGCGCAGCTGCCTCTCCAACTCTGGCGGAGACTTCTTCATGGC GGGGGTTGGCTTCAGCTTCCTCTTCTCCTGGCTGCTGATGCTGCTGGTGCTGGTGACCTTCCTGCTGGGTGGCAATGTCTACATGCTCGTCTGCCAGCCCTGGCACAGAGGCCAGCTCCTGGAG TTCCTGGACACCTCGGATCTGACTGCGAGCTTCAACCTGTCGAAGATGCTGGGACTGCGGGGCGGGACGGTGACCCTCTCTGGAGTGTACAA CAATTGCCAGCACAACGAGCCCCTGTGGCAAACCCTGCAGCTGGGCCAGGCCGTTCCCTTGGATGAACTACTGAACATCAGTCAG TACACTGGCGAGATCAACGCGGCCTTCGACCAGCTGAACATCAGCCTGGACCCCATCGCCTTCCTGAGCCAGAGCCAGAAGCAGATGCTCCGGGATGTCGGCGCCTCCGGCCTGCAGCCCAACTTCACCGGCGCCCTGCAgcag CTGGAGAGGAATGTGACCCAGCAGGACCTGCTGGTGCTGGCGGAGCAGCTGGAGGTGCTGGCCAATGGGACC GACAACGCGACCAGGAAGCAGGAGCTGCGGGAGGAGGCGTCTGAGCTGAGACAGATCAATGGGCAGATCACGTCCCGCTTCCTGCCGGAGATG CAAGCCCTGAAACGCAGCATCCAAACCCTGCAGGCGACGACCCCCCAGGTCCCG GTGCGGATCAACGACACTCTGCAGCAGATCGAGGATGCTCAGACCTTCGTAGACACCAGGACTTCAGAGATCATCAAGAAC ctgaCGGGAGAGGTGGGGCGATGCGAGCCCGTGGCCAAGACAGCAGATGTGGCTGCGACTGTCATCTGCAGTTACGTGGTGGATTCCCTG aaCGGCTTCTGGTTCAGCCTGGGCTGGTGCACCATGTTCCTGCTCCCCGGCGTCATCCTGGCCGTGCGGCTCGCCAAGTTCTACCGGCGCATGAAGATCGCTGACACCTACGA CCGTGACAGGGAAGCCCTGGAGAT GTCTCCGTCTGCGACGCTGTTTAAAATCCCCCGGGTGGAAATGAAGAAGTAG